Within Micromonospora narathiwatensis, the genomic segment GCGCCGCGATCCGCCAGTCCAGCGGACCGTCCCGCAGGTGCTCGGCGAGCGTCTCGCCCTCGGCCAGCTCCATCACGATGTACGGCACCTCCCGGCCGTCCGCCGCCGCGGCCGTGCCGAAGTCGTGCACGCTGGCCACGTTCGGGTGCACGAGGCGGGCCGCGGAGCGGGCCTCCGCCCGGATCCGGTCGACCGAGGTGATCTCTCCGGCCAGCCCCGGGGAGATCAGCTTCACCGCGACGGTCCGGTCCAGCACGAGGTCGTGCGCCCGCCACACCTCCGACATCCCGCCGACGCCGACGCGCCGTTCGAGGTCGTACCGCCCGCCCAGGGTTCGCATCGACCTCTCCTCGTCCCGCCCCGCCCGGGGAACCGTTCCCCCGGCGTCGCGGATTCGCGGTACCCCCGCCCCGAGCAGGGCAAACCGCCGGGAGTTTCGCGGTGCGGGGGCGGCCGTCCCGGGGTAGCTTCCGGGCAGCGGTGCCGTGCCGGGGCGGGCCGGCGGAGGAAGCGGAGGGCAGCGGTGGCTCTGGTGCGCGTACGGTTCGTCGGCGGGCCCGCCGACGACCTGGTCCGGGACCTGCCGGCCGACCCGGCCGGGGCGCCACCGCAGCGGTGGATCATGCGCCATCCGGGCCGCCCCGCTCCGGGCGGCGGCGAGGCCGACCACCTCTACGAACGGGACCACCGCGACGGCTGGGGCACCTGGACCATGCGGTACGTGCGCACCGAACCGTTCGGCGCCACCGAGTGAACCGGTCCGGCCGGCCCGGACCGTCACCACCCGGCCCGCCGGGGCCGCACAGCTGGTACACAGGATCGGGACAGGCTCGGCACAGCGGACCCGCCCACGATGGGGGACATGGTCATGGAGGGGCAGGCCGCGCAGGGCCGGATCGAACTGCGCCGACCGGACGGCGAACCGGTGCGCGTACTCGTGGTGGACGACGAACCCACGCTGACCGACCTGCTCTCGATGGCCCTGCGCTACGAGGGCTGGCAGGTGACCACGGCCGGCAACGGGATGGCCGCGATCAGCGCCGCCCGGCAGTTCAGGCCGGACGCGGTGGTGCTCGACGTCATGCTCCCGGACCTGGACGGTTTCCAGGTGCTGCGCCGGCTGCGCGAGGACACCCCGACCGTGCCGGTGCTCTTCCTGACCGCCAGGGACGCGGTGGAGGAGCGGATCGCCGGGCTCACCGTCGGCGGTGACGACTACGTCACCAAGCCGTTCAGCCTGGAGGAGGTGATCGCCCGGCTGCGCGCCCTGCTGCGCCGCTCCGGGTTCGCGGTCGCCACCCGCGAGGAGGCCGTGCTCACCGTCGGCGATCTCACCCTCGACGAGGACAGCCACGAGGTACGCCGCGGCGGCGACCTGATCACCCTCACCGCCACCGAGTTCGAGTTGCTGCGCTACCTGATGCGCAACCCGCGCCGGGTGCTGAGCAAGGCGCAGATCCTCGACCGGGTCTGGAACTACGACTTCGGCGGCCAGGCCAACGTGGTCGAGCTGTACATCTCGTACCTGCGCAAGAAGATCGACGCGGGCCGCGAGCCGATGATCCACACACTGCGGGGCGCCGGGTATGTCCTCAAGCCCGCGGAGTGAGCGGGCCGGACGGCTGCGTGGCTGGCTGGCCGGCTGGTCGCTGCGCCGCCGCCTGGTGCTTTCCGTGGTGGCGCTGCTCGCCCTGGTCAGCGTCGGCATCGGCGGCCTGACCACGGTCGCCCTGCGGCACTTCCTGGTGGCCCAGGTCGACAACCAGCTCACCGGGGACCAGCCGCGCCGGCAGGACCGCCGGACGTCCCCGTTCGACCTGCCCCAGTGGCGGGAGGGCAACGTCCCCCTCGGGGTGCCGCCCGGCTTTCCGCAGGACTCCATCTCCGCCAAGATCGTCAACGGGCGGGTCGTCCAGGCCAGCCGACTGACCGCCGCGAACGCCGTCCCGCTGTCGGCCGGCGAGGTGACCGCGCTGACCCGGGTGCCCGCCGACAGCCGGCCACACTCCGTG encodes:
- a CDS encoding response regulator transcription factor, encoding MEGQAAQGRIELRRPDGEPVRVLVVDDEPTLTDLLSMALRYEGWQVTTAGNGMAAISAARQFRPDAVVLDVMLPDLDGFQVLRRLREDTPTVPVLFLTARDAVEERIAGLTVGGDDYVTKPFSLEEVIARLRALLRRSGFAVATREEAVLTVGDLTLDEDSHEVRRGGDLITLTATEFELLRYLMRNPRRVLSKAQILDRVWNYDFGGQANVVELYISYLRKKIDAGREPMIHTLRGAGYVLKPAE